The Thunnus maccoyii chromosome 12, fThuMac1.1, whole genome shotgun sequence genomic interval TTATTTTAAAGGATCGTCAAGCACAAACATCCCACAAAGTTATAATATCATATTTTAGAatgattaaactttatttttttcttatcaaagACAAAAACTTGTGTCATCAGCATCACTGCTGGTTATTAGACTGGTTTCAAAGGTTACTGGTCTGTTGTTTTCAGCTCCAGTTGACAGAAATGAGTCTGAAAAGTGGATCCTGCAGTTATCACACTGctgtttgctttgtttatttcaagGATCAGAGTCTGAAGATATTCTTCCTGAACTGAGTCTGATTAAAGCTCATAAAACGCCACAACTCATAAACTCATAAACTCATAAACTCATAAACTGAAGTGACTCTAGAGACAAATAATCTGGTTTCAAGCATCTTTAACTTGAATTTCTGACACAAACAGGCTGAAATCAAAGTCTTTAAAAATCGTGATCATGTTTGATAGTGACGAGATTTTCATACTAGTTTAAAGAAAACTCATTCTAactaaaactaataataatgataaactttatgcataaagcacctttcaaaacactTACAAAgagttttacaataaaaactgaacacatttaaaacacaaagagagtaAAATGAACTGCGATcccataaaatataaataaaagacgAGACAGATCATCGTTTTAACAGCCTGAACTGTTAGTTTGATATCAGCTCGCTGGTTTGACCAGACGGCATTTAAAGCTACTGTTCAGTTCATGTGGCTTTCTGTTGGTGTCACtgagttttctttgttttatatttattttatttgtttgatataCGTTGACATTGAGAAACTAAAAGCAGAACtctgaaccaaacaaacatcacagaacTGCTCAACTGTCAGATATCGACCCTACAGCTTATTAAAAACCAGCCATAGGAACATGGCGCCATATTGAATGACTTAGTTCTGCATTCTTTCACAAATTAACTCTTCAAAATCAATTGATGACCTTCAGTCCTCCATCCAGGTCTCCCACTAACTGAACTGATTGACTTGATAATTGTGGAAGAAATGAACAACTGACGAGGAAACATCATCCTAGAAAGGTTTGGTGACGTAGAGACATCTCAGCCTCTCTGTCTGATGTgttgtttattaaaataattgtatgaTAAAGGTACTGGAGCTCATTTTTCTCTGGGATGTTGTGTATTTAATCTGTTACATGTATCAACTGACACACTTATTCAAATTCAACATTAATCAGAAAGCTGTAGAGAAAACATCAACTTATTAACTACTTTACATGTCATATTTTCCTTTGGAAGGGTTGAGACCATCCAACATCTTAAAATAATGACGACAAATAATCCTTTATTTGAttcatatttgttcattttgtttacatatgtatgtatgtgtgtgtgtttctattttttatttattaatttgagTGAGGTTCATGTGAGCCGACAGCTTCTTGTCTTCTTCACCTCCTGTCACACGTATCTTAAAtgtctttatgttgtttgtaaaagtgcaaaatacaaaataaattaaaaaaagaaaaaatcctgtAAAACATTAGTTTGACCAGCACAGCGGTGTAATTCTCCTGCTGTCCACTGGAGGTCAGTAAGGCGCCGTCAAGCAGCAGGAAGTTTacagcaggaagaagaagaagaagaagaagaagtcagcTGCTGACAGCAGAGTAATGTTTTGAGTTTAGTTTAGTCGGTTTTCaggctgttttcacactttAACAAAGCGCAGCAGAGTTTAATGTGACGCTGTGATCCGCAGTCCGCCGGCAGGAGGCGGTGACGCAGCTGACAGCGCAGGTAAATATccgcagaagaagaaaaagaagccCTCCTGCTAGCAGTTAGCTCGTTAGCTCCTCCGTCATGGCGGAGTTGAACCGGCAGCTGCAGGAATATCTGCTGCAGTCCAAAGGTGGCGCGAAGACCGTTTCCCAGTCCGGCTCCAGCACCGTGGTGGACCTGGATGATCCGGAGCCGGTTTCCGGGAGCTGGTTCGGGCGCTGGTCCAGCCCGTGGTCCGGCAGCTCGGCCGGCCAGAGCTCCGGCGGAAGCAGCGGTTCTTCCTGGCCGTGGTGGTCCGAGCCGGACCCCTGCCTACCGGGCATGAGCCGGCGGCAGCGGCTGGTCGCCTGCGCGGTATGCGGCGCGTTTTCCGCGCTGTGTTTCGGACTGTCCGCGCTGTAcgcgccgctgctgctgctgtatgcGCGCAAGTTCGCGCTGCTTTGGTCGCTCGGGTCGCTGTTCGCCATCGCGGCCGTAGCGGTCCTGCGGGGCCCCAGCAGGCTGGCCGCCGGACTGCCTACCTCCCCCGGGGCCGCCGTGTACCTGTGCGCCCTCGGTGGAACTCTGTACGCGGCACTGAGCCTCCACAGCACCGTGCTGACCGCGCTGGGAGCCGCCCTGCAGGTCGCCGTCATCGTCGGGTGTGCGGTGTCGCTGCTGCCCGGAGG includes:
- the sft2d3 gene encoding vesicle transport protein SFT2C; this translates as MAELNRQLQEYLLQSKGGAKTVSQSGSSTVVDLDDPEPVSGSWFGRWSSPWSGSSAGQSSGGSSGSSWPWWSEPDPCLPGMSRRQRLVACAVCGAFSALCFGLSALYAPLLLLYARKFALLWSLGSLFAIAAVAVLRGPSRLAAGLPTSPGAAVYLCALGGTLYAALSLHSTVLTALGAALQVAVIVGCAVSLLPGGSAGLRFMGGMAASAIKRTVTGKTMPI